The Sphingosinithalassobacter sp. CS137 genome includes a region encoding these proteins:
- a CDS encoding alpha/beta fold hydrolase produces the protein MNRTGKMLTGLGAAGLLGGGLALWSSLSARGAEAAVPPDGEFLEVEGARIHYVDRGEGPPVVMIHGLLGQMRNFNYGVADALAQDHRVLLVDRPGWGHSQLTQAERPGIAEQATMLADFLRAKRVGPALIVGHSLGGAVALALALDHPDLVRGLALIAPLTQPMPAPPPQFVALMTPPLIRTLVAWTLAVPGGQINGPAAARAVFAPDAVPEDFQTRGGGALSIRPSSYEAGSFEVTHAAAEMAALAERYGALRLPVGILFGRDDAVLAPEDHGAKAAQAIVGADLKLVAGGHMLPVTWPEATEQWIRDRAAIG, from the coding sequence ATGAACCGAACGGGAAAGATGCTGACCGGACTGGGCGCCGCGGGGCTGCTGGGCGGCGGACTGGCGCTCTGGTCCAGCCTGTCCGCACGCGGCGCCGAAGCAGCGGTACCGCCGGACGGGGAGTTTCTCGAAGTGGAGGGCGCGCGAATCCACTATGTCGATCGCGGTGAAGGCCCGCCGGTGGTGATGATCCACGGGCTGCTCGGCCAGATGCGCAACTTCAACTATGGCGTGGCCGATGCGCTGGCGCAGGATCATCGCGTGCTGCTGGTCGATCGGCCCGGCTGGGGCCATTCGCAGCTGACGCAAGCCGAGCGGCCGGGGATCGCCGAACAGGCAACGATGCTCGCCGATTTCCTGCGCGCCAAGCGCGTGGGACCGGCGCTGATCGTCGGTCATTCGCTGGGCGGCGCGGTGGCGCTGGCGCTGGCGCTCGACCATCCCGATCTGGTGCGCGGGCTGGCGCTGATCGCTCCGCTGACGCAGCCGATGCCAGCCCCGCCGCCGCAGTTCGTGGCGCTGATGACTCCGCCGCTGATCCGCACTCTGGTCGCCTGGACGCTCGCAGTGCCCGGCGGCCAGATCAACGGGCCCGCGGCGGCGCGGGCGGTGTTCGCTCCCGATGCCGTGCCCGAGGATTTCCAGACGCGCGGCGGGGGTGCGCTTTCGATCCGGCCGTCGAGCTACGAAGCCGGATCGTTCGAAGTGACTCACGCCGCGGCGGAAATGGCGGCGCTGGCGGAGCGCTATGGCGCGCTGCGGCTGCCGGTCGGCATTCTGTTCGGCCGCGACGACGCGGTGCTGGCGCCCGAGGACCATGGCGCGAAGGCTGCGCAGGCGATCGTCGGCGCCGACCTGAAGCTCGTGGCGGGCGGGCACATGCTGCCCGTCACCTGGCCCGAGGCAACCGAGCAATGGATCCGGGACCGCGCGGCGATCGGCTGA
- a CDS encoding P-II family nitrogen regulator: MKLIIAIIKPFKLDDVREALTAVGVAGMTVTEVKGFGRQKGQTEIYRGAEYSTNMVPKIKLEIACDAGLCDRAVEAIQSAASTGAIGDGKIFVLDVGKAVRIRTGETGETAL, translated from the coding sequence ATGAAACTCATCATCGCCATCATCAAGCCGTTCAAGCTTGACGATGTTCGGGAGGCGCTGACGGCAGTCGGGGTCGCCGGCATGACCGTTACCGAGGTCAAGGGCTTCGGACGCCAGAAGGGCCAGACGGAAATCTACCGCGGCGCCGAATACAGCACCAACATGGTCCCCAAGATCAAGCTCGAGATCGCCTGCGACGCAGGGCTTTGTGATCGCGCGGTGGAGGCGATCCAGTCCGCCGCCAGCACGGGTGCGATCGGCGACGGCAAGATCTTCGTGCTCGACGTGGGCAAGGCCGTGCGCATCCGCACCGGGGAAACCGGCGAGACGGCGCTGTGA
- a CDS encoding TIGR01244 family sulfur transferase — protein MYQPRKVDENITVAPQIAPDDLAAIAEEGFRVVVNNRPDGEEGAQPNSGDIRAAAEQAGLRYEFIPVTHAGFSGNQVEAMAEVLRRAEGPVLAFCRSGTRSAHLWALAAASEGGDPAVLTTRAAAAGYDISAIRPLLDTLSGQP, from the coding sequence ATGTACCAGCCCCGCAAGGTCGACGAGAACATCACCGTTGCGCCGCAGATCGCGCCCGACGATCTGGCGGCGATCGCCGAAGAGGGCTTCCGAGTCGTCGTGAACAACCGCCCCGACGGTGAGGAGGGCGCGCAGCCGAACAGCGGCGATATCCGTGCCGCGGCGGAGCAGGCGGGGCTGCGCTACGAATTCATTCCGGTCACGCACGCCGGATTTTCGGGCAATCAGGTCGAGGCGATGGCCGAAGTACTGCGGCGGGCGGAAGGCCCGGTGCTCGCCTTTTGCCGCTCGGGCACGCGATCGGCGCATCTCTGGGCGCTCGCCGCGGCGAGCGAGGGCGGCGACCCCGCGGTGCTCACCACCCGGGCGGCGGCGGCGGGATACGACATCTCGGCGATCCGGCCGCTGCTCGACACGCTTTCCGGCCAGCCGTGA
- a CDS encoding sterol desaturase family protein: MNLPDPVDLAVPAFVLLVLAEMVFAWAKDRRRYCPRDTLTSLGLGLGSTVAGVLAGGFVLASALWVHQFALFDIGYAWYWFVIAFVLDDLAYYVFHRSAHRVRWFWASHVIHHSSQHYNLSTALRQTWTGFFSLTFLFRLPLFLIGFPPAMVFFVAGLNLIYQFWIHTEAIGRMPRWFEAVMNTPSHHRVHHATNPRYLDKNYAGVFIVWDKLFGTYEAERDDDRPRYGIVKDLGSFNILWAATHEWVGIATDVWRAPNWKARINYMIAPPGWSHDGSRDTSETIKANWEAREARRGEGIAWKKPTSSSSAEDRAGAPPQAA, from the coding sequence TTGAACCTGCCCGACCCGGTCGATCTCGCGGTTCCCGCGTTCGTCCTGCTGGTGCTGGCGGAAATGGTGTTCGCCTGGGCGAAGGATCGGCGGCGCTATTGCCCGCGAGATACGCTGACGTCGCTCGGGCTCGGGCTCGGCAGCACGGTAGCGGGCGTTCTAGCCGGCGGGTTCGTGCTGGCTTCGGCGCTGTGGGTGCACCAGTTCGCGCTCTTCGACATCGGCTATGCCTGGTACTGGTTCGTCATTGCCTTCGTCCTCGACGACCTCGCCTATTATGTCTTCCACCGCTCGGCACATCGGGTGCGCTGGTTCTGGGCGAGCCATGTCATCCACCACAGCTCGCAGCACTATAATCTCTCGACTGCGCTGCGGCAGACCTGGACGGGCTTTTTCAGCCTGACCTTCCTGTTCCGGCTGCCGCTGTTCCTGATCGGCTTTCCCCCGGCGATGGTCTTCTTCGTCGCGGGGCTGAACCTGATCTACCAGTTCTGGATCCACACCGAAGCGATCGGGCGGATGCCGCGGTGGTTCGAGGCAGTGATGAACACGCCTTCGCACCACCGCGTCCACCACGCGACCAACCCGCGCTATCTGGACAAGAATTACGCGGGCGTCTTCATCGTGTGGGACAAGCTGTTCGGCACCTATGAGGCCGAGCGCGACGACGACCGGCCGCGCTACGGCATCGTCAAGGATCTCGGCAGTTTCAACATCCTGTGGGCGGCGACGCACGAATGGGTGGGGATCGCCACGGACGTGTGGCGCGCGCCGAACTGGAAGGCGCGCATCAACTATATGATCGCGCCGCCGGGCTGGAGCCATGACGGCAGCCGCGACACTTCGGAGACCATCAAGGCAAATTGGGAAGCGCGCGAAGCGCGCCGGGGAGAGGGAATCGCGTGGAAGAAGCCGACATCGTCGTCATCGGCGGAGGATCGGGCGGGAGCGCCGCCGCAGGCCGCCTGA
- the recQ gene encoding DNA helicase RecQ, with the protein MRDPREILRETFGFSGFRGVQERVVDRVLAGKRTLAVMPTGAGKSLTYQLPAVAMPGTCLVVSPLIALMHDQLRAAEAVGIRAATLTSVDENREETVARFRAGQLDLLYVAPERASGEGFRNLLRTAPLSLFAIDEAHCVSEWGHDFRPDYRLLRPMLDAFPDVPRLALTATADAHTRADILEQLGIPQDGLIVAGFDRPNIRYLISPREQATRQIEDVLRAEPGPGIVYAPTRAAVERLAEKLGSGGRPVLPYHAGLDPEVRRRNQAAFVASEEMVVVATIAFGMGIDKPDVRFVVHAGLPKSIEAYYQETGRAGRDGDPAVAHLFWGADDFARARQRVAEVDARRQSGERTRLNALGALVETAECRRAILLRHFGEDPPANCGNCDNCLAPPKAVDATVVAQKYLSAVFRTGMLFGAGYVESVLAGQSSERSMTNGHEKLSVWGILEPEEAPLVKPVARALLVRDALRANAHGGLEFGPGARPLLKGEATLSLVVPPKRERRRRGAATAGGANPVGNPLFEALRSKRREIAQETGLPPYVIFHDSVLRDMALSRPGSLSELGAISGVGTRKLEAYGDAFLQVIREAA; encoded by the coding sequence ATGCGCGACCCCCGCGAGATCCTCCGCGAGACCTTCGGCTTCAGTGGCTTCCGCGGAGTGCAGGAGCGCGTGGTCGATCGCGTCCTTGCGGGAAAGCGCACGCTGGCGGTGATGCCGACCGGCGCGGGCAAGTCGCTCACCTATCAGCTGCCGGCAGTGGCGATGCCGGGCACCTGCCTCGTCGTCTCGCCGCTGATCGCACTGATGCACGACCAGCTGCGCGCCGCCGAGGCCGTCGGCATCCGTGCCGCGACGCTGACCAGCGTCGACGAGAATCGCGAGGAAACGGTCGCGCGGTTTCGCGCCGGGCAGCTCGACCTGCTCTATGTCGCGCCCGAGCGGGCTTCGGGCGAGGGGTTCCGCAACCTGCTGCGCACCGCGCCGCTCAGCCTTTTCGCGATCGACGAGGCGCATTGCGTTTCGGAATGGGGGCACGACTTCCGGCCCGACTATCGGCTGCTGCGACCGATGCTCGACGCCTTTCCCGACGTGCCGCGGCTGGCGCTCACCGCGACGGCGGACGCACACACCCGGGCGGACATCCTCGAGCAGCTCGGGATTCCCCAGGACGGCCTGATCGTCGCCGGATTCGACCGGCCGAACATCCGCTATCTCATCTCGCCGCGCGAGCAGGCGACTCGCCAGATCGAGGACGTGCTGCGCGCCGAGCCCGGGCCGGGGATCGTCTATGCGCCCACCCGCGCGGCGGTCGAGCGGCTGGCCGAGAAGCTGGGCAGCGGCGGGCGACCCGTGCTCCCCTATCACGCCGGGCTCGATCCCGAGGTGCGGCGCCGCAACCAGGCCGCCTTCGTCGCATCGGAAGAAATGGTGGTGGTCGCCACCATCGCCTTCGGCATGGGGATCGACAAGCCCGACGTCCGGTTCGTGGTCCATGCCGGCCTGCCGAAATCGATCGAGGCCTATTATCAGGAAACCGGCCGCGCCGGCCGCGACGGCGATCCGGCGGTGGCGCATCTGTTCTGGGGGGCGGACGATTTCGCGCGGGCGCGGCAGCGGGTGGCCGAAGTCGACGCGCGGCGGCAATCGGGCGAGCGCACGCGACTCAACGCGCTGGGTGCGCTCGTCGAGACCGCCGAATGCCGCCGGGCGATCCTGCTGCGCCATTTCGGCGAGGACCCGCCCGCGAACTGCGGCAACTGCGACAATTGCCTCGCCCCGCCCAAGGCCGTCGATGCGACGGTGGTGGCGCAGAAATATCTTTCCGCGGTGTTCCGCACCGGCATGTTGTTCGGTGCGGGCTATGTCGAGAGCGTGCTCGCCGGCCAGTCGAGCGAGCGGAGCATGACCAACGGCCATGAGAAGCTTTCGGTGTGGGGCATCCTGGAACCCGAGGAAGCGCCGCTGGTGAAGCCGGTCGCGCGTGCGCTGCTGGTGCGCGACGCGCTGCGCGCCAACGCCCATGGCGGGCTCGAGTTCGGGCCCGGCGCACGGCCGCTGCTGAAAGGCGAGGCAACGCTGTCGCTGGTCGTGCCGCCAAAGCGCGAGCGGCGCCGGCGCGGCGCGGCGACGGCGGGCGGCGCCAATCCGGTCGGCAATCCGCTGTTCGAAGCGCTGCGCAGCAAGCGGCGCGAGATCGCGCAGGAAACCGGCCTTCCGCCCTATGTGATCTTCCACGATTCGGTGCTGCGCGACATGGCGCTCTCGCGGCCCGGCTCGCTTTCCGAGCTGGGCGCGATTTCGGGCGTTGGAACCCGAAAGCTGGAAGCCTATGGTGACGCCTTTCTACAGGTGATCCGGGAGGCGGCATGA
- a CDS encoding ATP-binding protein: MTVRVEMGADASGKPVSMDLEELLATRLLVQGNSGSGKSHLLRRLLEKSAGQVQQVVIDPEGDFVTLGDKYGHVAIEAADYSEREMVQFAARIREHRASVVLSLEGLEAEGQMRCAAAFLNGLFDAPRDHWYPALVVVDEAQLFAPSGGGEVAEEVRRASLSAMTNLMCRGRKRGLAGVIATQRLAKLAKNVAAEASNFLMGRTFLDIDMARAADLLGMERRQAEAIRDLARGTFLALGPAVARRPISVTIGPVETSARSASPKLMPLPDAPAEDIKDLLLAAVEAPPPPPPPPPPPPMASDRLMESLARSVPAPAEAAPEIEPEALEAVIVDVLRAIVDDPDATLRSPAVLYQDFQVRCRMAGVPRPPLDLSGFVRRLSAARAGILDLEDAGWRSAMEAAQALPDDMLGPFLLVARAAREGAPCPSDAELAASYGTSSPGRVRRLIAYIESRELFVTRTDLGGRRSITIPRLGWTTEPAAAG, encoded by the coding sequence ATGACGGTTCGCGTGGAAATGGGTGCGGACGCGAGCGGCAAGCCGGTTTCGATGGACCTGGAGGAGCTGCTGGCGACGCGGCTTCTGGTTCAGGGCAATTCGGGTTCGGGCAAGTCGCACCTGTTGCGGCGGCTGCTGGAAAAGAGCGCCGGCCAGGTCCAGCAGGTGGTGATCGATCCCGAGGGCGATTTCGTCACGCTGGGCGACAAATACGGCCATGTCGCGATCGAGGCGGCCGATTATTCGGAGCGCGAGATGGTGCAGTTCGCTGCGCGTATCCGCGAACATCGCGCCAGCGTGGTGCTCAGTCTGGAGGGGCTCGAGGCCGAGGGGCAGATGCGCTGCGCCGCCGCCTTCCTCAACGGCCTGTTCGATGCCCCCCGCGATCACTGGTATCCCGCGCTCGTGGTGGTCGACGAGGCGCAGCTGTTCGCGCCTTCGGGCGGCGGCGAAGTCGCCGAGGAAGTGCGCCGCGCCTCGCTTTCGGCGATGACCAACCTGATGTGCCGCGGCCGCAAGCGCGGGCTCGCCGGAGTGATCGCCACCCAGCGGCTTGCCAAGCTCGCCAAGAATGTCGCGGCCGAGGCATCGAATTTCCTCATGGGCCGCACCTTCCTGGATATCGACATGGCGCGCGCCGCCGATCTGCTCGGCATGGAGCGCCGCCAGGCCGAGGCGATCCGCGATCTCGCGCGCGGCACCTTTCTCGCGCTTGGGCCTGCGGTCGCGCGACGGCCGATCTCGGTCACGATCGGGCCGGTCGAGACCAGCGCGCGCAGCGCCAGCCCCAAGCTGATGCCGCTGCCCGACGCACCGGCCGAGGACATCAAGGATCTGCTGCTCGCCGCGGTCGAGGCGCCGCCACCGCCGCCGCCACCGCCGCCACCACCGCCGATGGCGTCGGACCGGCTCATGGAAAGCCTCGCGCGCAGCGTGCCGGCGCCCGCCGAAGCCGCGCCCGAGATCGAGCCCGAAGCGCTGGAGGCAGTGATCGTCGACGTGCTGCGCGCCATCGTCGACGATCCCGATGCCACGCTGCGCTCGCCCGCAGTGCTCTATCAGGATTTCCAGGTCCGCTGCCGCATGGCCGGCGTGCCGCGCCCGCCGCTCGACCTCTCCGGCTTCGTCCGGCGGCTTTCGGCGGCGCGCGCCGGCATCCTCGATCTGGAGGACGCGGGCTGGCGGTCGGCGATGGAGGCGGCGCAAGCGCTGCCCGACGACATGCTCGGCCCCTTCCTGCTCGTCGCCCGCGCGGCGCGCGAAGGCGCGCCCTGCCCCAGCGATGCCGAACTCGCCGCAAGCTACGGAACCAGCTCGCCCGGCCGGGTGCGCCGCCTCATTGCCTATATCGAAAGCCGCGAACTGTTCGTCACGCGCACCGATCTGGGCGGCAGGCGCTCGATCACCATCCCGCGGCTCGGCTGGACGACCGAGCCCGCCGCCGCCGGTTGA
- a CDS encoding GMC family oxidoreductase, which produces MEEADIVVIGGGSGGSAAAGRLSENGRRTVAVLEAGGRNSGWKTIMPGMMPFQSPSTNWQFETVPQPGLNGRRGYQPRGRGLGGSSAINAMLYVRGHRWDYDNWAALGCDGWSYDEVLPWFKRCEHNVRGESDYHGGDGPLWVSDQDYAHPGSEAFIRAGEALQIPRNDDFNGARQEGIGLYQVTQKNGERWTAARAYLGEAKRRENLNILTDAMVERVLFENGRAWGVAYVRDGQPRTIRAREAVVLAAGVFQTPQLLMLSGIGPGDHLRDHGIGVLRDSANVGGNLQDHVDYVASFETKGSLFLGSSLPGAIKMLGGLLRWAATRKGPMTTPYAEAGAFLRTDPSAPAPDVQLHLLIAIVEDHGRTKVAGHGFSCHACVLRPESRGTVRLASIDPQAAPLIDPGFLSDARDLETLKRGVRAMYRILETAPMSDYRGMDRYPIDFADDAALERLIRARADTVYHPVGTARMGSDEGAVCDPRLKVRGVDGLYLADASIMPRLVSGNTNAPSIMIGERAADFIAADLG; this is translated from the coding sequence GTGGAAGAAGCCGACATCGTCGTCATCGGCGGAGGATCGGGCGGGAGCGCCGCCGCAGGCCGCCTGAGCGAAAACGGACGCCGCACCGTCGCAGTGCTTGAAGCCGGCGGGCGCAATAGCGGCTGGAAGACGATCATGCCGGGCATGATGCCGTTCCAGAGCCCGTCCACCAACTGGCAGTTCGAGACCGTGCCGCAGCCGGGACTGAACGGACGGCGCGGCTATCAGCCGCGCGGCCGGGGCCTGGGCGGATCGAGCGCGATCAACGCGATGCTCTATGTCCGCGGGCACCGCTGGGACTATGACAATTGGGCGGCGCTGGGCTGCGACGGGTGGAGCTATGACGAAGTGCTCCCCTGGTTCAAACGCTGCGAGCACAATGTGCGCGGCGAAAGCGACTATCACGGCGGCGACGGCCCGCTGTGGGTGAGCGACCAGGATTATGCGCATCCGGGCAGCGAAGCCTTCATCCGCGCGGGCGAGGCGCTGCAGATCCCGCGCAACGACGATTTCAACGGCGCGCGGCAGGAAGGCATCGGCCTCTATCAGGTGACTCAGAAGAACGGCGAGCGCTGGACCGCGGCGCGCGCCTATCTTGGCGAGGCGAAGCGGCGCGAGAATCTCAACATCCTCACCGACGCGATGGTCGAGCGGGTGCTGTTCGAGAACGGCCGCGCCTGGGGCGTCGCCTATGTGCGCGACGGCCAGCCGCGCACGATCCGCGCGCGCGAGGCCGTGGTGCTGGCGGCGGGCGTGTTCCAGACGCCGCAGCTGCTGATGCTTTCCGGCATCGGGCCGGGCGATCACCTGCGCGATCATGGCATCGGCGTATTACGCGACAGCGCGAATGTGGGCGGCAATCTGCAGGACCACGTCGATTATGTCGCGAGCTTCGAGACCAAGGGAAGCCTGTTCCTGGGCAGTTCGCTTCCGGGCGCGATCAAGATGCTGGGCGGGTTGCTGCGCTGGGCGGCGACGCGCAAGGGGCCGATGACCACGCCCTATGCCGAAGCGGGCGCGTTCCTGCGTACCGATCCGAGCGCGCCGGCGCCCGACGTGCAGCTCCACCTGCTGATCGCGATCGTCGAGGATCATGGGCGCACCAAAGTGGCCGGGCACGGATTTAGCTGCCACGCCTGCGTCCTGAGGCCCGAGAGCCGCGGGACGGTGCGGCTGGCGTCGATCGATCCGCAGGCGGCGCCGCTGATCGATCCCGGCTTCCTCTCCGACGCGCGCGATCTCGAGACGCTGAAGCGCGGGGTACGGGCGATGTACCGCATCCTCGAGACCGCGCCGATGTCCGACTATCGCGGCATGGACCGGTATCCGATCGACTTCGCCGACGACGCCGCGCTCGAACGGCTGATCCGCGCGCGCGCCGACACGGTCTATCACCCGGTCGGCACGGCCCGGATGGGATCGGATGAAGGCGCGGTGTGCGATCCACGACTGAAGGTGCGCGGAGTCGACGGGCTCTACCTCGCCGACGCGTCGATCATGCCGCGGCTGGTGAGCGGCAATACCAACGCGCCGAGCATCATGATCGGCGAGCGCGCGGCCGACTTCATCGCGGCGGACCTCGGCTGA
- a CDS encoding ABCB family ABC transporter ATP-binding protein/permease has product MPPIDSTSAAERPMLGTLRRFLPYLWPKGAPGLRARIVVALALVVVSKLIQVFAVPFALQGAVDTMAEGSREAVWLVVALVGGYAAARAGTVLFDNLRNAVFERVGQDATRRLASDVFRHLHQLSLRFHLERRTGAVTKVVERGTKSVDSMLYFLIFNIAPTILELALVTIIFWTRFGFWLVAGTLTMVVVYIGFTRIVTDWRSKLREKMNDLDTGAVAHAVDSLLNFETVKYFNAERREAERYDRAIHDYAKAATVSENSLAWLNVGQSLITNTMLGAGMALVVFGWSTGRFSPGDVILVSTLLSQLFRPLDMLGWVYRTIRQGVIDMAAMFDLIDAPTEVRDAEGAPQLDVRAGHVRLENLRFGYDPDREILKGIDLDVPPGSTLAVVGPSGAGKSTLARLLFRFYDATGGRITIDGQDIRAVTQQSLRAAIGIVPQDTVLFNDTIGYNIAYGRDGATSDQVAAAARGAAIAGFIEALPDKYETRVGERGLKLSGGEKQRVAIARTLLKDPPILILDEATSALDSRTEAEIQSTLEAIERGRTTIVIAHRLSTVVHADQIVVLEAGRVAERGTHAELLRQHGLYAEMWARQQAERDAEEDEATIAAE; this is encoded by the coding sequence GGCCGAGCGGCCGATGCTCGGCACGCTGCGGCGTTTCCTGCCCTATCTCTGGCCCAAGGGAGCGCCGGGGCTGCGCGCGCGGATCGTGGTCGCGCTGGCGCTGGTCGTCGTTTCCAAGCTGATCCAGGTATTCGCCGTCCCCTTCGCGTTGCAGGGCGCGGTCGACACCATGGCCGAGGGTTCGCGCGAGGCGGTGTGGCTGGTGGTGGCGCTGGTCGGCGGCTATGCGGCCGCGCGCGCGGGCACCGTGCTGTTCGACAATCTGCGCAACGCGGTGTTCGAGCGCGTGGGCCAGGACGCCACGCGGCGGCTGGCGTCCGACGTGTTCCGCCACCTCCACCAGCTGTCGCTGCGCTTCCACCTCGAGCGGCGCACCGGCGCGGTCACCAAGGTGGTCGAGCGCGGCACCAAGAGCGTCGATTCGATGCTCTATTTCCTGATCTTCAACATCGCGCCGACGATCCTCGAACTGGCGCTGGTGACGATCATCTTCTGGACGCGCTTCGGCTTCTGGCTGGTCGCGGGCACGCTGACGATGGTGGTCGTCTATATCGGCTTCACGCGCATCGTGACCGACTGGCGCTCCAAGCTGCGCGAGAAGATGAACGACCTCGACACCGGCGCGGTGGCGCATGCGGTCGATTCGCTGCTCAACTTCGAGACGGTGAAATATTTCAACGCCGAGCGGCGCGAGGCCGAGCGCTACGACCGGGCGATCCACGATTATGCCAAGGCAGCCACCGTGAGCGAGAATTCGCTCGCCTGGCTGAACGTAGGCCAGAGCCTGATCACCAACACCATGCTGGGCGCGGGCATGGCGCTGGTGGTGTTCGGATGGTCGACGGGACGGTTCAGCCCCGGCGACGTGATCCTCGTCTCGACGCTGCTCAGCCAGTTGTTCCGGCCGCTCGACATGCTCGGCTGGGTGTATCGCACGATCCGCCAGGGCGTGATCGACATGGCCGCGATGTTCGACCTGATCGACGCTCCGACCGAAGTGCGCGATGCCGAAGGCGCGCCGCAGCTCGACGTGCGCGCAGGGCACGTCCGGCTCGAGAACCTGCGCTTCGGCTATGATCCCGACCGGGAGATACTGAAGGGCATCGACCTCGACGTGCCGCCTGGATCGACGCTGGCGGTGGTCGGGCCTTCGGGCGCGGGCAAGTCGACGCTCGCGCGGCTGCTGTTCCGCTTCTACGACGCGACCGGCGGGCGGATCACGATCGACGGACAGGATATCCGCGCCGTGACGCAGCAGAGCCTGCGCGCGGCGATCGGCATCGTCCCGCAGGACACGGTGCTGTTCAACGACACGATCGGCTACAATATCGCCTATGGCCGCGACGGCGCGACTTCGGATCAGGTCGCCGCGGCGGCGCGGGGGGCGGCGATCGCCGGCTTTATCGAGGCGCTTCCCGACAAATATGAGACGCGGGTCGGCGAGCGCGGGCTCAAGCTTTCGGGCGGCGAGAAGCAACGCGTCGCGATCGCGCGCACGCTGCTGAAGGATCCGCCGATCCTGATCCTGGACGAAGCGACCAGCGCGCTCGACAGCCGCACCGAGGCGGAGATCCAGAGCACGCTCGAGGCGATCGAGCGCGGCCGGACGACCATCGTCATCGCGCACCGGCTTTCGACCGTGGTACATGCCGATCAGATCGTGGTGCTCGAAGCCGGGCGCGTGGCCGAGCGCGGCACCCATGCCGAGCTGCTGCGGCAGCACGGCCTCTATGCCGAAATGTGGGCGCGCCAGCAGGCCGAGCGCGACGCCGAAGAGGACGAAGCAACGATCGCAGCCGAATAG
- a CDS encoding ammonium transporter has translation MRKILFTAAGIGLAAIAAPGFAQEVAEAAPAAEAVSAGTAYILNTLLFLIGGFLVMWMAAGFAMLEAGLVRSKNVSMQCLKNIVLYSIAGIMFWVVGYQIAYPGDFNGYFGSAGFLYPMQAVGSADTETGYSVASDWFFQMVFCATTASIVSGTLAERIKLWPFLLFTIVLTAVIYPVVVSWEWGAGWLDAMDFSDFAGSTLVHSTGGWAALAGAIILGPRLGRYVDGRINVFPGSNIPLATLGTFILWLGWFGFNGASQLAMGTVGDVSDVSKIFVNTNLAACGGVVAALILTQIFYKKVDVTMVLNGALAGLVSITAEPLTPSAGAAILIGAVGGVIVVLAVPMLDKLRIDDVVGAIPVHLFSGIWGTLAVSITNPGVPIVAQATGVVATGVFVLIASAIVWTILKFTIGLRPTEEVELAGLDLDEVGVEAYPEFARGV, from the coding sequence ATGCGGAAAATTCTATTCACCGCGGCCGGAATCGGTCTGGCCGCGATTGCTGCGCCCGGCTTCGCGCAGGAAGTCGCCGAAGCGGCGCCCGCGGCCGAAGCGGTCAGCGCCGGCACGGCCTATATCCTCAACACATTGCTCTTTCTGATCGGCGGCTTCCTCGTGATGTGGATGGCCGCGGGCTTCGCCATGCTCGAGGCCGGCCTGGTCCGCTCCAAGAACGTCTCGATGCAGTGTCTCAAGAACATCGTGCTCTATTCGATCGCGGGCATCATGTTCTGGGTGGTCGGCTATCAGATCGCCTATCCGGGCGATTTCAACGGCTATTTCGGCAGCGCCGGATTCCTCTATCCGATGCAGGCGGTCGGTTCCGCCGACACCGAAACCGGCTATTCGGTGGCATCCGACTGGTTCTTCCAGATGGTGTTCTGCGCCACGACCGCCTCGATCGTCTCGGGCACGCTTGCCGAGCGGATCAAGCTGTGGCCGTTCCTGCTGTTCACCATCGTTCTCACCGCGGTGATCTATCCGGTGGTGGTGAGCTGGGAATGGGGCGCCGGCTGGCTCGACGCGATGGACTTCTCCGACTTCGCTGGCTCGACGCTGGTGCACTCGACCGGCGGCTGGGCGGCGCTTGCCGGTGCGATCATCCTCGGCCCGCGGCTCGGGCGCTATGTCGATGGCAGGATCAACGTCTTCCCGGGGTCGAACATCCCGCTTGCCACGCTGGGCACGTTCATCCTGTGGCTCGGCTGGTTCGGCTTCAACGGCGCTTCGCAGCTCGCGATGGGCACGGTGGGCGATGTCAGCGACGTGTCGAAGATCTTCGTCAACACCAATCTGGCGGCATGCGGCGGTGTGGTCGCGGCGCTGATCCTCACCCAGATCTTCTATAAGAAGGTCGACGTCACGATGGTGCTGAACGGCGCGCTGGCCGGCCTCGTGTCGATCACCGCCGAGCCGCTGACACCCAGCGCGGGTGCGGCGATCCTGATCGGCGCGGTCGGCGGCGTGATCGTCGTGCTGGCGGTGCCGATGCTCGACAAGCTGCGGATCGACGATGTCGTCGGTGCGATCCCGGTCCATCTGTTCTCGGGCATCTGGGGAACGCTCGCGGTGTCGATCACCAACCCCGGCGTGCCGATCGTCGCCCAGGCGACCGGCGTGGTCGCGACCGGCGTGTTCGTGCTGATCGCCTCTGCCATCGTCTGGACGATCCTGAAGTTCACCATCGGCCTGCGTCCCACCGAAGAAGTGGAACTGGCCGGGCTCGATCTCGATGAGGTCGGAGTCGAGGCATATCCCGAATTCGCGCGGGGGGTCTGA